The following are encoded in a window of Ruminiclostridium herbifermentans genomic DNA:
- a CDS encoding DUF927 domain-containing protein yields the protein MNQRAELAVSYGKKNFRVVPLHGINQKGYCTCSRGVKCTNSGKHPILSRWEAKATTNEDKILTEFNNYPYANIGFATGNGIFALDIDKRHGGYESLKEHGELKETVSAKTGGGGSHHYYKIPEGIKIPNKVAILPGVDIRSDGGLVVAPGSIHISGAQYEWMPGCSPFEMEIAEPDGWLIDLIINENKTKGTANEIQESIEEGSRNVVMTSIAGTLRRRGLSFEAILAALSVENENRCNPPLEYQELQNIAKSISRYKPEDPITVDTWNEEGKKSLHNTILELDDYSKVYETEILSQLTLAKKNDPVTYAAIKAKLKGKVNLNDLERAIKHQDKAMKNNNTEFGQALELDGLELEGIELHNYVVPKGWQISQVNGITHHIYNGDGSEREVTVSFVPIIISRRFRNLDTGFEKVELSFNRDGKWKKVLSPRSVVFNRNSILRLADNGFPVTSNNAGDLIAYLADFEQANDTNIPVVNSVSRLGWIRSGEFFPISKNENLEFETDSKEASAIMTGLTASGDENKWLSVARVARKNSIARFLIAASFASVLLEPLRKRVFFIHLWHNSRSGKTATLKLAIAAWGNPHTLIGSFNSTIVGLERRAAALRNLPFAIDELQVLNTKKMTADSIIYMLSQGQGRTRGSRDGGLQDTLNWRNIILTTGEEAMLGSSMQDGANSRTLELYAKPVEDIVLASKMHEVSEQNYGHAGKVFIERLCGELSLKPSYLNEIYELIKGKLKEKHLESIHLDEVAVVCLGDFLSSMYVFGEDEATAMNDAIEAALFVLENNRQLTQADNIERAWEMFSGWLIANSTRFGIDAPTPQYGRLDEKGNYLVIPSYAHKALEDAGFSPKKVFRGFAERGYIESQVDSDGVKRFQLGRNIMGKTCRVYVVKVPEHNDETIEPLLFK from the coding sequence TTGAATCAACGAGCGGAACTTGCAGTGAGCTACGGTAAAAAGAATTTTAGAGTTGTACCATTGCATGGCATTAACCAAAAGGGCTATTGTACTTGCAGCAGAGGAGTTAAATGTACCAATAGTGGCAAGCACCCTATACTTTCTAGATGGGAAGCTAAAGCAACAACAAATGAAGATAAAATATTAACCGAGTTTAATAACTATCCTTATGCTAATATCGGATTTGCAACAGGAAACGGGATATTTGCTTTGGACATTGATAAACGTCATGGCGGATATGAAAGCTTAAAAGAACATGGAGAACTAAAGGAAACTGTAAGTGCAAAAACTGGAGGTGGAGGAAGCCATCATTATTACAAGATTCCAGAAGGTATTAAGATACCAAATAAAGTAGCAATATTACCTGGAGTAGATATCCGCTCAGATGGTGGATTAGTTGTTGCACCGGGAAGCATACATATAAGCGGGGCACAGTATGAATGGATGCCGGGTTGCTCTCCTTTTGAAATGGAAATAGCCGAGCCTGATGGTTGGCTTATTGATTTAATTATCAATGAAAACAAGACTAAAGGAACAGCTAATGAAATACAAGAAAGTATAGAAGAAGGTTCAAGAAATGTTGTTATGACTAGCATTGCAGGTACGCTAAGAAGAAGGGGATTAAGCTTTGAAGCAATATTGGCTGCACTAAGTGTTGAAAATGAAAACCGCTGTAATCCTCCGCTCGAATACCAAGAACTTCAAAATATAGCCAAAAGCATAAGCAGATATAAGCCGGAAGATCCGATTACAGTGGATACTTGGAATGAGGAAGGTAAGAAAAGCCTACATAATACAATATTAGAGCTTGATGATTATTCAAAGGTTTATGAAACGGAAATATTATCCCAGCTTACTCTTGCAAAGAAAAACGACCCAGTTACATATGCCGCTATTAAAGCAAAGTTAAAGGGCAAGGTTAACTTAAATGACCTTGAAAGAGCCATTAAGCATCAGGACAAAGCAATGAAAAACAATAATACAGAGTTTGGACAAGCTCTTGAGCTAGATGGTCTTGAATTAGAAGGGATTGAGTTACATAATTATGTAGTTCCAAAGGGTTGGCAGATAAGCCAAGTGAATGGAATAACACATCATATATATAACGGAGATGGAAGTGAGCGTGAAGTTACGGTAAGCTTTGTCCCAATAATTATCAGCAGACGCTTTCGTAATTTGGACACAGGCTTTGAAAAGGTGGAGCTTTCTTTTAACCGTGATGGAAAATGGAAAAAAGTATTATCACCCCGTTCGGTAGTATTTAACCGAAACAGCATATTAAGGCTTGCCGATAATGGATTTCCCGTTACCTCAAATAATGCAGGGGACTTGATTGCTTATCTGGCAGATTTTGAGCAGGCTAATGATACAAACATCCCAGTTGTTAATTCAGTTTCTAGATTGGGCTGGATAAGAAGCGGAGAATTCTTTCCAATCAGTAAGAATGAAAACTTGGAGTTTGAAACAGATAGCAAGGAAGCATCAGCTATTATGACCGGATTAACAGCTTCAGGAGATGAAAATAAATGGCTTAGTGTTGCTAGGGTAGCAAGAAAAAATTCTATTGCTAGGTTTTTGATTGCAGCCAGCTTTGCATCTGTACTTTTAGAACCACTTCGAAAGCGTGTGTTTTTCATTCATTTATGGCATAACAGCAGAAGTGGTAAAACTGCTACACTAAAACTTGCTATAGCAGCGTGGGGCAATCCTCATACATTAATTGGTTCATTCAATAGTACAATTGTTGGACTGGAAAGAAGAGCAGCAGCTCTTAGAAATCTGCCCTTTGCAATTGATGAATTGCAGGTGCTAAACACTAAGAAAATGACAGCAGACAGCATTATCTATATGCTATCTCAGGGGCAGGGAAGAACCAGAGGTAGCAGAGATGGAGGCTTGCAGGACACACTGAATTGGAGAAATATTATTCTTACCACTGGAGAAGAAGCAATGCTTGGAAGCAGTATGCAGGATGGAGCAAACTCCAGAACTCTTGAACTATATGCAAAGCCTGTAGAAGATATTGTGTTGGCATCAAAAATGCATGAGGTTTCAGAACAGAATTATGGACATGCAGGGAAGGTATTTATTGAAAGGCTATGTGGAGAATTAAGCCTAAAGCCATCATATCTCAATGAAATATATGAATTAATAAAAGGCAAGCTTAAAGAAAAGCATCTGGAAAGTATTCACCTTGATGAGGTTGCAGTAGTTTGCCTTGGCGACTTTCTATCCTCTATGTATGTATTTGGTGAAGATGAAGCTACTGCGATGAATGATGCTATAGAAGCTGCACTTTTCGTACTTGAAAACAATCGTCAGCTTACGCAAGCAGATAATATTGAAAGGGCATGGGAGATGTTTTCAGGATGGCTGATTGCCAATAGTACGAGATTTGGTATTGATGCTCCGACACCACAATATGGTAGGCTTGATGAAAAGGGAAACTATTTGGTTATTCCGTCTTATGCTCATAAAGCATTGGAGGATGCAGGATTCTCACCCAAGAAGGTATTCCGAGGGTTTGCAGAGAGAGGATATATAGAAAGCCAAGTTGACTCAGATGGTGTGAAACGATTCCAGCTTGGAAGAAACATCATGGGAAAGACATGTCGGGTATATGTGGTTAAAGTACCAGAGCACAACGACGAAACTATCGAGCCGTTATTATTCAAATAA
- a CDS encoding DUF6076 domain-containing protein, producing the protein MAFTIEFDDIKLTERISNPYKGINEVYSLGMSFADFFSIKEELKKSEHIYIRLVDDMLDRITQDSYFYAKMREFLELCIKDTSLYTLDNFLFFLHMQGLSIPEHYLQFYIDTETPVEDLVTTENLSPLEAAIRGFAKSDKSKNAITSVYTCNSIEDVCVASLYHILRQDLVIKKCNNCNKYFVPLLRSDAIYCDRLSPHNPYKTCKEDGSQRTFENKLKMDDAEKLRRKIYQAKQMRVIRNPDIAFYKENFETWKADVARWKTDIKNGQRTSEEFIQWLNESNKRQ; encoded by the coding sequence ATGGCATTTACAATAGAGTTCGATGATATCAAGCTTACAGAGAGAATTAGTAATCCTTATAAAGGTATAAACGAAGTCTATTCTCTAGGGATGTCCTTTGCTGATTTCTTTTCTATAAAAGAAGAGCTTAAAAAATCTGAACACATTTACATTAGATTAGTTGACGATATGCTAGATCGGATAACGCAGGATTCTTATTTTTATGCTAAGATGCGAGAATTCCTTGAACTGTGCATAAAGGATACATCTCTTTATACCTTGGACAACTTTCTTTTCTTTCTCCATATGCAAGGGCTTTCAATTCCAGAGCATTATCTGCAATTCTACATAGATACAGAAACACCAGTTGAGGATCTAGTGACAACGGAAAATCTATCGCCTTTGGAGGCAGCTATTAGAGGCTTCGCCAAATCTGACAAAAGCAAAAACGCCATCACAAGTGTTTATACCTGTAACAGCATCGAGGACGTTTGTGTGGCTTCTTTATATCATATTTTGAGGCAAGACCTTGTAATTAAAAAATGTAATAACTGCAATAAATATTTTGTTCCTCTTCTGCGTTCCGATGCAATATACTGTGACAGACTCAGTCCCCACAATCCATACAAGACCTGTAAAGAGGATGGCTCTCAGCGAACCTTTGAGAATAAATTGAAAATGGATGATGCTGAAAAGCTTAGGCGAAAAATATATCAGGCGAAGCAAATGCGTGTTATACGGAATCCTGATATTGCATTTTATAAAGAAAACTTTGAAACTTGGAAAGCTGATGTTGCCCGTTGGAAAACTGATATTAAAAATGGTCAAAGAACCTCGGAAGAATTTATACAGTGGCTAAATGAGAGTAATAAAAGACAATAG
- a CDS encoding VOC family protein: MKNYTQVYVQNSFEAAELYCKAFGAEITLEIKNDTETAYEHCELSVNGEGFLALAEAANPCDISIVHKMKWETMTFNVFEMGSEEAVYNAFNILSNGGIIINPIHELPWSKCCATVIDKYGVCWWVSI, translated from the coding sequence ATGAAAAATTATACTCAAGTTTATGTGCAAAATAGTTTTGAAGCTGCCGAGCTGTATTGCAAGGCTTTTGGTGCAGAAATTACATTGGAAATAAAAAATGATACCGAAACTGCCTATGAACACTGTGAATTATCCGTAAATGGCGAAGGCTTTTTAGCATTAGCTGAAGCAGCAAATCCCTGTGACATAAGCATAGTTCATAAAATGAAATGGGAAACAATGACTTTTAATGTTTTTGAGATGGGAAGCGAGGAAGCTGTTTATAATGCCTTTAATATTTTGAGCAATGGTGGGATTATCATTAATCCCATCCATGAACTCCCATGGAGTAAGTGTTGTGCAACCGTTATTGACAAATATGGTGTGTGTTGGTGGGTTTCTATTTAA